A genomic stretch from Candidatus Dadabacteria bacterium includes:
- the mutL gene encoding DNA mismatch repair endonuclease MutL: protein MARIRTLPDVLVSKIAAGEIVERPASVVKELVENSIDAGATRISIHLEAGGKRLVRVVDNGHGMSRDDALMSIERHATSKIRDIDDLFSIGTLGFRGEALPSIASVSRFRMITAAEGSRSGTEIYIEGGVVRKIKETASPVGSSVEVKNLFFNTPPRLKFLKRPETELGRVLEVIQCEALSRPGVSFEVSSGGRTIHRYGASDSFAQRAAQIIPGTLLYPVDFEDETLALRGFLGSPLDPRSSMRRLFTYVNARPVRDRFINRIIMECYGRMVEKGKYPQGAVFIERDPALVDVNVHPTKNEVMFESQYEVGQSIRRAISNMLADAPWMKGYRERTQKALEDFYEKQKDPGFSENKGYSATGSPPKAASTQVAHNPELGSPRPHNGASSIPEKSPEAAGEDMFSDGFYSSLRFLGQVGKLYLVCEDPDGIILIDQHAAHERVNFERIKKSYLEEAFSCSQKLLIPEVVELTVREINTAQQFAEEMEKLGFNFEVFGESAVRVKSVPGFLRDSDYARVFADLFDELDGLGDPKSLEGHLDTVCATMACHSSITANRTLSEQEARTLFADMDASQNPHACPHGRPVATRISYNMLEKMFKRT, encoded by the coding sequence ATGGCAAGAATCAGAACACTTCCGGATGTACTTGTCTCTAAAATAGCCGCCGGAGAAATAGTCGAGAGACCAGCTTCCGTAGTAAAAGAGCTTGTTGAAAACTCAATTGACGCCGGTGCAACCAGAATATCCATACACCTTGAAGCCGGGGGCAAGAGGCTTGTAAGGGTGGTTGATAACGGCCACGGGATGTCCCGTGACGATGCCCTCATGAGCATTGAGCGTCACGCCACGAGCAAGATAAGGGACATTGACGATCTTTTCTCGATAGGGACTCTCGGTTTTCGCGGCGAGGCTCTTCCGAGCATAGCCAGCGTTTCAAGGTTCAGAATGATAACTGCCGCCGAGGGGTCAAGATCCGGTACCGAAATCTACATTGAAGGCGGAGTCGTAAGGAAGATAAAGGAGACTGCATCTCCCGTGGGTTCGTCCGTTGAGGTTAAGAACCTGTTTTTCAACACCCCGCCGCGGCTTAAGTTTCTCAAAAGGCCGGAGACCGAGCTCGGCAGGGTTCTTGAGGTTATCCAGTGCGAGGCCCTTTCACGACCCGGGGTATCTTTTGAGGTCTCCTCGGGTGGAAGAACCATCCATCGCTACGGCGCAAGCGACTCGTTTGCGCAGCGCGCAGCGCAGATAATTCCCGGCACGCTGCTTTACCCGGTGGACTTTGAAGACGAGACGCTGGCCCTGCGCGGCTTCCTAGGAAGTCCTCTGGATCCACGCTCCTCGATGCGCAGGCTCTTTACTTACGTAAATGCAAGACCCGTAAGGGACCGTTTTATAAACAGGATTATAATGGAATGCTACGGAAGGATGGTTGAAAAGGGGAAATACCCTCAAGGGGCGGTCTTTATTGAAAGGGATCCCGCCTTGGTAGACGTGAACGTACATCCTACCAAAAACGAGGTGATGTTCGAGAGCCAGTACGAAGTTGGCCAGAGCATTCGCCGCGCGATAAGCAACATGCTTGCCGATGCCCCTTGGATGAAGGGCTACAGGGAAAGAACCCAGAAGGCCCTTGAAGATTTCTACGAGAAGCAAAAAGATCCCGGGTTTTCCGAGAACAAGGGGTACTCTGCCACAGGGTCTCCGCCAAAAGCAGCTTCCACCCAGGTTGCTCACAATCCTGAGTTGGGGTCTCCACGCCCTCACAACGGTGCTTCCTCTATACCTGAGAAATCTCCAGAGGCGGCAGGAGAGGATATGTTCTCCGATGGCTTTTATTCAAGCCTCAGGTTCCTCGGACAGGTAGGAAAGCTTTATCTTGTATGCGAGGATCCGGATGGCATCATTCTTATTGACCAGCACGCGGCCCATGAGCGGGTTAACTTCGAGAGAATAAAAAAATCCTATCTCGAAGAAGCTTTTTCCTGCTCCCAGAAACTTCTCATCCCAGAAGTCGTCGAACTTACGGTCCGGGAAATCAATACAGCGCAGCAGTTTGCAGAAGAAATGGAGAAGCTCGGCTTTAATTTTGAAGTTTTCGGGGAAAGTGCGGTGAGAGTGAAATCCGTCCCAGGGTTTTTAAGGGACTCCGATTACGCCCGGGTTTTTGCTGACCTGTTTGATGAGCTTGATGGCCTAGGGGACCCCAAGAGCTTGGAAGGGCATCTTGACACTGTGTGCGCGACCATGGCGTGCCACAGTTCTATAACCGCAAACCGAACCCTCTCGGAGCAGGAAGCGCGGACTCTTTTTGCCGATATGGACGCTTCTCAGAATCCACACGCCTGCCCTCACGGCCGGCCGGTAGCGACCCGGATATCGTACAATATGCTTGAAAAGATGTTTAAGAGAACCTGA
- a CDS encoding bifunctional 4-hydroxy-2-oxoglutarate aldolase/2-dehydro-3-deoxy-phosphogluconate aldolase, which yields MEKTVIEFMRKNRVVAVIRSASYEKSLEFARGCVDGGIRIIEVISISSGSERLLREFASQDGICVGAGTVLDRDSAERMSDCGARFIVSPHTDPEIIEHCRKNGITAISGAFTSSEMVNARSIGADFVKIFPASSFGPDYVKAIKEPLGFMDIMVTGGITVDNIQSYFSAGAALAGVSTALLGGGEDYQSIKQRAEEFSRFST from the coding sequence ATGGAGAAAACTGTGATTGAGTTTATGAGAAAAAACAGGGTCGTGGCCGTTATCAGGTCCGCCAGTTATGAAAAATCTCTTGAATTCGCAAGGGGATGCGTTGACGGCGGGATAAGAATCATAGAAGTCATATCAATCTCTTCAGGTTCTGAAAGACTTCTTCGAGAATTTGCTTCGCAGGACGGAATATGCGTCGGGGCGGGTACGGTTCTTGACCGTGATTCCGCCGAACGGATGTCTGATTGCGGGGCCCGTTTCATAGTTTCTCCGCACACCGATCCCGAGATAATCGAGCATTGCCGCAAAAACGGCATTACGGCGATCTCCGGAGCTTTTACATCCTCTGAGATGGTTAACGCCCGCAGCATCGGAGCGGATTTCGTAAAGATATTCCCCGCTTCGAGTTTCGGTCCGGATTACGTGAAAGCCATAAAGGAGCCTCTCGGATTTATGGATATCATGGTCACCGGAGGAATTACCGTGGATAACATTCAGAGTTATTTCTCGGCGGGAGCCGCGCTTGCCGGGGTGTCTACCGCGCTTTTGGGCGGAGGAGAGGACTATCAGTCCATAAAACAAAGAGCCGAGGAGTTCTCCCGGTTCTCCACGTGA
- the efp gene encoding elongation factor P has protein sequence MAVVDTSGFHKGMKIETEGAIWEIVEYKHSKMAQRSPIVTARLKNIATGAVREMKFRAGDTFNVPDIQRRTMQYLYRDDEMFYFMDSETFDQFPFRADAIGDTTKFLKEQQEVTVQMHEGELIGVELPTAVVFEVTHTEPGVKGDTVSSTTKPATIETGAVVAVPLFINIGDMIKVDTRNGNYLERAES, from the coding sequence ATGGCTGTTGTCGACACGAGTGGTTTTCACAAGGGTATGAAGATTGAGACCGAAGGGGCAATCTGGGAGATAGTCGAGTACAAGCATTCAAAGATGGCGCAGAGAAGCCCGATAGTCACGGCGAGACTTAAGAATATCGCCACCGGAGCCGTACGGGAAATGAAATTCCGCGCGGGAGACACGTTTAACGTTCCCGATATCCAGAGAAGAACCATGCAGTATCTCTACAGGGACGATGAGATGTTTTACTTCATGGATTCCGAGACTTTCGACCAGTTTCCTTTCAGGGCGGATGCAATAGGGGATACGACGAAGTTTCTCAAGGAACAGCAGGAAGTCACGGTGCAAATGCATGAAGGAGAGCTCATAGGGGTGGAACTTCCCACGGCCGTTGTCTTCGAGGTTACCCATACGGAACCTGGGGTGAAAGGAGATACGGTTTCGAGTACCACGAAACCGGCGACCATAGAAACCGGAGCGGTGGTGGCCGTCCCTCTTTTTATCAATATCGGGGATATGATAAAAGTCGATACGAGAAACGGGAACTATCTCGAAAGGGCGGAATCCTGA
- the mqnC gene encoding dehypoxanthine futalosine cyclase codes for MCSLENTYAKVFKGSRISIDEATLLLEKADLLQLGSLADIVRKRFNPENIVTFVADTNPNYTNVCDTECLFCAFWRPPGAYDAYTLSVDKVIEIMRASYHNGATTVLLQGGHNPELKLDYYIEIVKRTTREIPELHLHAFSAPEIAAIAKYENLDTRHVLQSLWDAGLRTIPGGGAEVLTNRTRRAISPLKIDADTWMKITREAHLVGFKTTATMMFGHLERDEDIIEHLLRIRELQDETGNFLAFIPWTFKPKNTLLEKRIKDEVGGERYLRVLSVCRIFLDNFKHVQGSWFTQGKKMGSMSMHYGASDLGGTLYDENVLGCAENKIRSTVDELVHMIRSAGFNPAQRNTYYEILERF; via the coding sequence ATGTGCTCACTTGAAAATACTTACGCCAAGGTTTTTAAAGGCAGCAGAATATCGATCGATGAAGCCACCCTGCTTCTCGAAAAGGCCGACCTGCTCCAGCTCGGTTCCCTGGCCGATATAGTAAGAAAAAGGTTTAATCCGGAAAACATAGTTACCTTCGTAGCTGATACAAACCCAAACTACACGAATGTCTGCGACACTGAGTGCCTTTTCTGCGCATTCTGGAGGCCGCCGGGCGCATACGACGCCTACACACTGAGCGTCGACAAGGTAATCGAAATAATGCGCGCCTCCTACCACAACGGCGCCACTACGGTCCTTCTTCAGGGCGGACACAACCCGGAACTTAAGCTTGACTACTATATCGAGATAGTAAAAAGGACCACAAGGGAAATACCGGAGCTTCATCTCCACGCCTTCTCTGCCCCGGAGATAGCCGCCATTGCCAAGTACGAGAACCTCGACACGAGACACGTGCTGCAAAGCCTCTGGGACGCGGGACTGAGAACAATACCGGGAGGCGGGGCCGAGGTGCTGACAAACAGGACAAGAAGAGCGATAAGCCCCCTCAAGATAGATGCCGACACCTGGATGAAAATCACTAGGGAAGCCCATCTCGTGGGCTTTAAGACAACCGCGACCATGATGTTCGGCCACCTTGAGCGGGACGAGGACATAATCGAGCACCTGCTGAGAATAAGGGAACTCCAGGATGAAACCGGGAATTTCCTGGCGTTTATCCCCTGGACGTTCAAGCCGAAAAACACCCTGCTTGAAAAAAGAATAAAGGACGAGGTCGGCGGGGAGAGATACCTCAGGGTTCTCTCGGTATGCAGGATATTCCTTGACAACTTCAAGCATGTTCAGGGTTCGTGGTTCACCCAGGGAAAGAAAATGGGTTCGATGTCCATGCACTACGGCGCGAGCGACCTCGGCGGAACTCTTTACGATGAAAACGTTCTGGGATGCGCGGAGAACAAAATCCGCTCGACCGTGGATGAACTGGTACACATGATAAGAAGCGCCGGGTTCAATCCCGCGCAGAGAAACACCTACTACGAAATTCTGGAGAGATTCTAA
- a CDS encoding transcriptional repressor translates to MKNSEFRTENKISQFIKRSKELGLKVTPQRIAIYRELAGSMQHPSTEMIYKNIKDYYPNISLTTVYRTLETFERMGLISVVNTLYHAARYDANMEPHHHVVCVKCKKIEDIYDDSMAYSELDPQIDNYKILGYSVLFSGICEECKTLNN, encoded by the coding sequence ATGAAGAATTCGGAGTTCAGAACCGAAAACAAGATATCGCAATTCATAAAAAGAAGCAAAGAACTGGGGCTTAAGGTAACCCCTCAGAGAATAGCGATATACAGGGAGCTCGCGGGAAGCATGCAGCACCCGAGCACCGAGATGATCTACAAGAACATAAAGGACTACTATCCGAACATATCCCTTACCACCGTGTACAGAACGCTTGAGACATTCGAGAGAATGGGACTCATATCAGTAGTTAACACCCTTTATCACGCCGCAAGATACGACGCCAACATGGAACCTCACCACCATGTCGTATGTGTAAAATGCAAAAAGATAGAGGACATCTACGACGATTCCATGGCTTACTCGGAACTTGACCCGCAAATAGACAATTACAAGATTCTTGGATACTCGGTGCTTTTCAGCGGAATCTGCGAGGAGTGCAAAACCCTTAATAACTGA
- a CDS encoding PIN domain-containing protein produces the protein MGPRRRGLLRQSTSCGMAMSRIFWDTNLFIYLFEDKSERSERVSALRQRMIEREDELLTSALTLGEILIKPKKMGNDKLAQFYELAISAAATVLPFDSPAALKFAEIRQDRSIQAPDAIQLACASVARADLFITNDNRLTKKNIHGIQFIQSLENAVL, from the coding sequence ATGGGCCCAAGAAGACGCGGACTCCTACGTCAGTCAACTTCGTGCGGGATGGCAATGAGCAGAATTTTCTGGGATACAAATCTCTTCATATATCTCTTTGAAGACAAAAGCGAGCGGAGCGAGCGAGTTTCGGCATTGCGCCAACGGATGATTGAACGCGAAGATGAACTGCTCACCTCGGCACTCACGCTGGGCGAGATTCTCATCAAACCCAAGAAAATGGGCAATGACAAGCTTGCACAGTTTTATGAACTTGCGATTTCCGCGGCTGCGACAGTACTGCCGTTTGATTCCCCTGCCGCCCTCAAGTTTGCTGAAATCCGTCAGGACCGTTCAATTCAGGCTCCAGACGCCATACAGCTCGCGTGCGCGTCTGTTGCACGGGCAGACCTGTTCATTACAAACGATAATCGCCTCACCAAAAAGAACATCCACGGGATTCAGTTTATCCAATCCCTTGAAAACGCAGTTCTCTGA